A window of the Streptomyces formicae genome harbors these coding sequences:
- a CDS encoding DUF2017 domain-containing protein, whose product MAGHFEALPGGGAAVALDEVEISILRSLAVQLLELIGPGDEPAKGEDPLAALFSEGPSEPPSDPALARLFPDAYGDPEAEDAPNADELREFSSEFRRYTEIDLRARKRDDALAVVRSLDALTATGEGGAVLKLTADDSMHWLGALNDLRLTIGTRLEVADEDESGDLYRLPDSDPRKPMVMAYLWLGALQETLVETLMS is encoded by the coding sequence ATGGCGGGACACTTCGAGGCGCTGCCGGGAGGCGGCGCGGCCGTCGCGCTCGACGAGGTCGAGATCTCCATCCTGCGCTCGCTCGCCGTCCAGCTGCTGGAGCTGATCGGCCCGGGTGACGAGCCCGCCAAGGGCGAGGACCCGCTGGCCGCGCTCTTCTCGGAGGGTCCGAGCGAGCCGCCGTCCGACCCGGCCCTGGCTCGTCTCTTCCCGGACGCGTACGGCGATCCGGAGGCCGAGGACGCCCCCAACGCCGACGAACTGCGCGAGTTCTCCTCCGAGTTCCGGCGCTACACGGAGATCGATCTGCGTGCCCGCAAGCGCGACGACGCTCTCGCGGTCGTCCGCAGCCTCGACGCGCTGACCGCGACGGGCGAGGGCGGCGCCGTCCTCAAGCTGACCGCCGACGACTCGATGCACTGGCTGGGCGCGCTGAACGACCTGCGACTGACCATCGGCACCCGGCTTGAGGTCGCCGACGAGGACGAGAGCGGTGACCTGTACCGGCTGCCGGACTCGGATCCGCGCAAGCCGATGGTCATGGCTTACCTGTGGCTCGGGGCGCTCCAGGAGACGCTCGTCGAGACGCTGATGTCGTAG
- the clpS gene encoding ATP-dependent Clp protease adapter ClpS — protein sequence MGGVTVPLEIEETQSAEEVFAVPEPDVPWVTIVHNDPVNLMSYVTYVFQAYFGYSKDKAHKLMLDVHHKGRAIVSSGTREEMERDVQAMHGYGLWATLSQERK from the coding sequence ATGGGTGGAGTGACTGTGCCCCTAGAGATCGAAGAAACCCAGTCGGCCGAGGAAGTCTTCGCCGTACCCGAGCCCGACGTCCCGTGGGTGACGATCGTCCACAACGATCCGGTCAATCTGATGAGCTACGTCACGTACGTCTTCCAGGCCTACTTCGGCTACTCCAAGGACAAGGCCCACAAACTGATGCTGGACGTCCACCACAAGGGCCGCGCGATCGTCTCCAGCGGCACCCGCGAGGAGATGGAGCGCGACGTGCAGGCGATGCACGGCTACGGACTGTGGGCGACGCTCTCCCAGGAACGCAAGTGA
- a CDS encoding nicotinate phosphoribosyltransferase, translating to MNDADLALPTEEGREALPQKGGGGRRVGVPSTALFTDQYEFTMLQAALKAGTADRHSVFEVFTRRLPEGRRYGVVAGIGRVLDAVENFRFDEGVLGYLRDQRIVDEPTLQWLSDYRFSGDIWGYPEGEVYFPGSPVLRVEGSFGECVLLETVILSILNHDSAIAAAASRMSSAARGRRLIEMGARRTHELAAVASSRAAYVGGFNSTSDLAAGFRYGIPTVGTSAHAFTLLHDSERDAFRAQVESLGRGTTLLVDTYDVAEAVRTAVEVAGTELGAVRIDSGDLLLVAHRVRQQLDELGAHDTKIVVTSDLDEYAIASLAAAPVDAYGVGTQLVTGSGHPTCSMVYKLVARADSADAEAPLTAVAKKSSGGKLSVGGRKWAARRLDEEGFAEAEVLGTGPLPEGLADRQLLVELVKGGEVVAREPLDAARERHIAARAGLPISATQLSRGEPVIPTEYHV from the coding sequence GTGAACGATGCGGATCTGGCTCTGCCGACAGAAGAAGGGCGCGAAGCGCTCCCTCAGAAGGGTGGCGGCGGGAGACGGGTGGGAGTGCCGTCGACCGCGCTCTTCACCGACCAGTACGAGTTCACGATGCTCCAGGCGGCGCTGAAGGCCGGCACGGCCGACCGCCACTCCGTCTTCGAAGTCTTCACGCGAAGGCTGCCCGAGGGCCGCCGCTACGGCGTGGTGGCCGGGATCGGGCGGGTCCTGGACGCCGTGGAGAACTTCCGCTTCGACGAGGGCGTGCTCGGCTACCTCCGGGACCAGCGCATCGTCGACGAGCCGACGCTGCAGTGGCTGTCCGACTACCGCTTCAGCGGCGACATCTGGGGCTATCCGGAGGGCGAGGTCTACTTCCCGGGCTCGCCGGTCCTGCGCGTCGAGGGCTCCTTCGGCGAGTGCGTCCTGCTGGAGACCGTGATCCTGTCGATCCTCAACCACGACTCGGCGATCGCGGCCGCCGCCTCCCGGATGTCGTCCGCCGCGCGCGGGCGCCGGCTCATCGAGATGGGCGCCCGGCGCACGCACGAGCTCGCCGCGGTCGCCTCCTCGCGCGCCGCGTACGTCGGGGGCTTCAACTCCACCTCCGACCTCGCGGCCGGCTTCCGCTACGGCATCCCGACGGTCGGCACCAGCGCCCACGCCTTCACCCTGCTGCACGACAGCGAGCGCGACGCCTTCCGGGCGCAGGTGGAGTCACTCGGACGGGGGACGACCCTGCTCGTCGACACCTATGACGTCGCCGAGGCGGTCCGTACCGCCGTGGAGGTCGCCGGGACGGAGCTCGGCGCCGTCCGCATCGACTCCGGGGACCTGCTGCTCGTCGCCCACCGGGTACGCCAGCAGCTGGACGAGCTGGGCGCGCACGACACGAAGATCGTGGTGACCTCGGACCTGGACGAGTACGCGATCGCCTCGCTCGCCGCGGCGCCCGTGGACGCGTACGGCGTCGGGACCCAGCTGGTCACCGGGAGCGGGCACCCGACCTGCTCCATGGTCTACAAGCTGGTGGCCCGCGCGGACTCGGCCGATGCGGAGGCGCCGCTGACCGCGGTGGCGAAGAAGTCCTCCGGCGGGAAACTGTCCGTGGGGGGCCGCAAGTGGGCCGCCCGCCGGCTCGACGAGGAGGGCTTCGCCGAGGCCGAGGTGCTCGGCACCGGCCCCCTGCCGGAGGGACTCGCGGACCGGCAGCTGCTGGTCGAGCTGGTCAAGGGCGGCGAGGTCGTCGCCCGCGAGCCGCTGGACGCGGCGCGCGAACGGCACATCGCGGCGCGTGCGGGGCTGCCGATCTCGGCGACCCAGCTGTCCCGCGGAGAGCCGGTGATCCCCACGGAGTACCACGTCTGA